In Clostridium sp. DL-VIII, the following proteins share a genomic window:
- a CDS encoding glutamine--tRNA ligase/YqeY domain fusion protein yields MSNEINSSNFIRNIIVEDLESGKHKEIITRFPPEPNGYLHIGHAKSILLNFGLAEEFKGKTHLRFDDTNPVKEDTEYVESIKEDVKWLGGNWNELFYASNYFDEMYNRAILLIKKGEAYVCDLSPEEAKEYRGTLTQPGKESPYRNRSVEENLDLFEKMKKGEFADGEKVLRAKIDMASPNINMRDPIIYRISHSAHHNTGDKWCIYPMYDFAHPLEDAIEHVTHSICTLEFEDHRPLYDWVVRECEMEAAPRQIEFARLNMTNTVMSKRKLKQLVDEKVVDGWDDPRMPTISGLRRKGCTPEALRNFCTAIGVAKANSVVDSQMLDYFIREDLQLKAPLTMGVLNPLKLVITNYPENETEMLEIENNAKDETQGTRLVPFSRELYIEKEDFMEIPPKKYFRLFPGNEVRLKGAYFVKCTDIIKDENGEVIEVHCTYDPETKSGSGFTGRKVKGTIHWVDAKTCLPAEFRLYEPLILDDIEENEGKDFLEQINPNSMEILQGFIEPTAFKDAKPQDKFQMVRNGFFCVDTKHTTADKLVFNRIVPLKSSFKLS; encoded by the coding sequence ATGTCAAATGAAATCAATTCTTCTAACTTTATAAGAAATATCATTGTAGAAGATCTAGAAAGCGGAAAACATAAAGAAATAATTACTCGTTTCCCACCAGAACCTAATGGCTACTTACATATAGGTCATGCCAAATCTATACTTTTAAATTTTGGTTTAGCAGAAGAATTTAAAGGAAAAACTCATTTAAGATTTGATGATACAAACCCTGTTAAAGAAGATACAGAATATGTTGAATCTATTAAAGAGGATGTTAAATGGCTTGGTGGAAACTGGAATGAACTTTTCTATGCGTCTAATTATTTTGATGAAATGTATAATAGAGCAATATTATTAATAAAGAAAGGTGAAGCTTACGTTTGTGATTTATCACCTGAAGAAGCTAAGGAATATAGAGGAACTTTAACTCAGCCAGGTAAAGAAAGCCCTTATAGAAATAGATCTGTAGAAGAAAATTTAGATTTATTTGAAAAAATGAAAAAAGGTGAATTTGCTGATGGTGAAAAAGTTCTTAGAGCAAAAATAGATATGGCTTCACCAAATATAAATATGAGAGATCCTATTATTTATAGAATATCTCATTCTGCTCATCACAACACTGGTGATAAGTGGTGCATTTATCCAATGTACGATTTTGCTCATCCATTAGAAGATGCTATTGAGCATGTAACTCATTCTATCTGTACTTTAGAATTTGAGGATCACAGACCATTATATGACTGGGTTGTACGTGAATGCGAAATGGAAGCTGCTCCAAGACAAATAGAATTTGCAAGACTTAACATGACTAATACTGTTATGAGTAAGAGAAAGCTTAAACAATTAGTTGATGAAAAAGTTGTTGACGGATGGGATGATCCTAGAATGCCTACTATCTCAGGGCTTAGAAGAAAAGGCTGTACTCCTGAAGCATTAAGAAATTTCTGCACAGCTATTGGAGTTGCTAAAGCTAATTCAGTTGTTGATTCTCAAATGTTAGATTACTTTATAAGAGAAGATTTACAGCTTAAAGCACCACTGACTATGGGTGTATTAAATCCATTAAAGCTTGTAATTACTAATTATCCTGAAAATGAAACAGAGATGCTTGAAATAGAAAACAATGCTAAGGATGAAACACAAGGAACAAGGTTAGTTCCATTCTCTAGAGAATTATATATTGAAAAAGAAGACTTTATGGAAATTCCACCTAAGAAATACTTTAGATTATTCCCTGGTAACGAAGTTAGATTAAAGGGAGCATATTTTGTAAAGTGTACTGATATAATCAAGGATGAAAATGGTGAAGTTATAGAAGTTCACTGTACTTACGATCCAGAAACTAAGAGTGGTTCAGGTTTCACTGGCAGAAAAGTAAAAGGAACTATCCACTGGGTAGATGCAAAAACTTGTCTTCCTGCTGAATTCAGATTATACGAACCATTAATATTGGATGATATTGAAGAAAATGAAGGAAAAGATTTCTTAGAACAAATTAACCCAAATTCAATGGAAATATTACAAGGTTTCATTGAGCCAACTGCATTTAAAGATGCAAAACCTCAAGATAAGTTCCAAATGGTTAGAAACGGCTTCTTCTGTGTAGATACAAAGCATACTACTGCTGATAAATTAGTATTTAACAGAATTGTACCTTTAAAATCATCATTTAAATTAAGCTAA
- a CDS encoding class I tRNA ligase family protein: MEERKVKRPVFPKRAVITAGMPYGNKELHFGHVGGVFVHADAFARFLRDRIGSENVIFVSGTDCYGSPISASYLKIVEDKKYGGTIEDYVRENHEKQKKVLDEYKMSLSLYGASALDREGEIHKEVSKEIFNKLYESGHLVKLSSPQFYDPDFKVLLNGRQVIGKCPIEGCNSDKAYADECALGHQYMSNELIEPKSILSGKTPELRAVTNWYFELDKYNELLKKEVKYLKANSNWRKYLLNTMEEFLKLPIIYVKRKQLEGITNLEEKLPKHQIIDESKKSSITFIFENLSDRDKAREIFDELGIRFRTGKTLVPFRLSGNVEWGIEVPEKEELKDLTFWVWPESLWAPISFTKTYLESIGRDKEEWKTWWNSKDSKVYQFIGEDNIYFYGIAEMAMFMALLGINSDDKADFENINLPHLIANNHLLFMDKKASSSGSIKPPMAGELLKYYTAEQLRMHFLGLGLSKKSASFTPQVFMSEEEKQGPDTVLKDGNLLTNVFNRLVRSCFYTAQKYFDGKIPVGEISDEIIEESNEAILTYEKNMYNHEFHSVIYVLDSYIRKMSKYWAGNMKSAEANNDSELRKQILIDSFHAVRTGITLIHPIAPESSEKVREYLNINERVWDWEYIFKPIYEFIKNQEVHKLKYLEPRVDFFEKHESQISS; the protein is encoded by the coding sequence ATGGAAGAAAGAAAAGTAAAACGACCTGTATTCCCTAAAAGAGCTGTAATAACTGCTGGTATGCCTTATGGAAATAAAGAATTACATTTTGGTCACGTAGGCGGTGTGTTTGTTCATGCTGATGCTTTTGCAAGATTTTTAAGAGATAGGATAGGAAGCGAAAATGTTATATTTGTATCAGGAACAGATTGCTATGGTTCACCTATTTCAGCCAGCTATTTAAAAATTGTAGAGGATAAAAAATATGGAGGAACTATAGAAGATTATGTTCGAGAAAATCACGAAAAGCAAAAGAAAGTATTAGATGAATACAAAATGAGTTTAAGTTTATATGGTGCTTCAGCTTTGGATAGAGAAGGTGAAATACACAAGGAAGTATCAAAAGAAATATTTAATAAATTATATGAAAGCGGGCATTTAGTTAAGCTTTCATCTCCTCAGTTTTATGATCCAGATTTTAAAGTGCTGTTAAATGGCAGGCAAGTAATAGGAAAATGCCCAATAGAAGGCTGCAATTCAGATAAGGCCTATGCAGATGAATGTGCTTTAGGTCATCAATATATGTCAAATGAATTAATTGAACCAAAGAGCATTTTATCAGGTAAGACACCAGAATTAAGAGCTGTAACAAACTGGTACTTTGAATTGGATAAATATAATGAGCTTTTGAAAAAGGAAGTGAAATATTTAAAAGCAAATTCCAATTGGCGTAAATATTTATTAAACACCATGGAAGAATTTCTGAAACTTCCAATTATCTATGTAAAACGCAAACAGCTGGAAGGTATCACTAACCTAGAAGAAAAATTGCCGAAGCACCAAATTATTGATGAATCAAAGAAATCATCAATCACTTTCATATTTGAAAATTTAAGTGATAGAGATAAGGCAAGAGAAATATTTGATGAGCTTGGAATTCGTTTTAGAACAGGCAAGACCTTAGTGCCATTTAGGTTATCAGGGAATGTTGAATGGGGAATTGAGGTGCCTGAAAAGGAAGAGCTAAAAGATTTAACCTTTTGGGTTTGGCCAGAATCTCTTTGGGCACCAATATCATTTACTAAAACATATCTTGAATCCATTGGCAGAGATAAGGAGGAATGGAAAACATGGTGGAATTCAAAGGATTCAAAGGTGTATCAATTTATTGGTGAAGACAATATTTATTTTTATGGAATTGCAGAAATGGCAATGTTTATGGCCTTGCTAGGCATAAATAGTGACGATAAAGCAGACTTTGAGAATATTAATCTTCCTCACTTAATTGCTAATAATCATTTATTATTTATGGATAAAAAAGCCAGCAGTAGTGGCAGTATTAAACCGCCTATGGCAGGTGAACTGCTTAAGTACTATACAGCAGAACAATTGCGGATGCATTTCTTAGGACTGGGTTTATCAAAGAAAAGTGCAAGCTTTACACCACAAGTGTTTATGTCTGAAGAAGAAAAGCAAGGCCCTGATACGGTGTTAAAAGATGGTAATCTTCTTACTAATGTATTTAATAGACTTGTTCGCTCTTGTTTTTACACAGCACAAAAATATTTTGATGGTAAAATACCGGTAGGAGAAATTAGCGACGAAATTATAGAAGAATCCAATGAAGCTATTTTAACTTATGAAAAGAATATGTATAACCACGAATTTCACAGTGTTATTTATGTTTTAGACAGCTATATCCGCAAAATGAGTAAATATTGGGCAGGTAACATGAAGAGTGCAGAAGCAAATAATGATAGTGAGCTTCGTAAACAAATATTAATAGATTCATTTCATGCTGTAAGAACTGGAATTACTTTAATTCATCCGATTGCTCCAGAAAGCTCGGAAAAGGTGAGAGAATATTTAAATATAAATGAACGGGTTTGGGATTGGGAATATATCTTTAAACCAATTTATGAATTTATAAAGAATCAAGAAGTGCATAAATTAAAGTATTTAGAACCACGTGTTGATTTCTTTGAAAAGCATGAAAGCCAAATTTCAAGTTAG